Proteins from a genomic interval of Lycium ferocissimum isolate CSIRO_LF1 chromosome 2, AGI_CSIRO_Lferr_CH_V1, whole genome shotgun sequence:
- the LOC132042637 gene encoding uncharacterized protein LOC132042637 isoform X1: MRIRKHAKISPLHYASSIFLKQHGTVLQTHVNCQLNQSPWDVITFSLDENINQQTLLVPHQLDGCDNYAVNGTFYDSEQSNITSMKLDDNTEKKEMNYFNNNNVADIPAANFDAFEKEQDDQEIEELGLEKNGDNNITTMCCKNDGKGWQCNREAKKGHTFCEHHFAQVKKHYSSSNSTHSTITIANNSDAKINSTPSSRGRPHRPKKSSSSEFYYYSGFGPLWGKKRGPSIGKNNNAGEIYSSDCHGAQSSSSQMDNEGNFDYIEDEDDDDDEVENCKIKKARKPIKARSLKSLM, encoded by the exons ATGAGAATAAGGAAGCATGCCAAAATTTCCCCGCTCCACTATGCTTCTTCTATATTTCTCAAACAACACGGTACCGTTTTACAGACCCACGTTAATTGTCAGCTCAACCAGTCACCATGGGATGTTATCACATTTTCCTTAGATGAAAATATTAACCAGCAGACTCTACTTGTTCCTCATCAG TTGGATGGATGTGATAACTACGCTGTAAATGGGACCTTTTATGATTCAGAGCAGAG CAATATCACTTCAATGAAGCTCGATGATAATAcagaaaagaaagagatgaaTTATTTTAACAATAATAATGTCGCTGATATACCTGCTGCTAATTTCGACGCATTTGAGAAAGAGCAAGACGACCAAGAAATAGAGGAGCTAGGGTTGGAAAAAAATGGAGATAATAATATTACAACAATGTGTTGCAAGAATGACGGAAAGGGATGGCAATGCAATAGAGAGGCAAAAAAAGGGCATACTTTCTGTGAACACCATTTTGCTCAAGTGAAAAAGCATTACAGTAGTAGCAACTCAACTCATTCTACTATTACTATTGCTAACAACTCCGACGCCAAAATTAACAGTACCCCGAGTTCTCGAGGCCGCCCCCATCGTCCTAAGAAATCGTCGTCTTCAGAATTCTACTATTATTCTGGTTTTGGTCCTTTATGGGGCAAGAAAAGAGGTCCATCGATTGGGAAGAATAATAATGCAGGTGAAATATACTCCAGTGATTGTCACGGGGCACAATCTTCATCTTCTCAAATGGATAATGAAGGtaattttgactatattgaagacgaggatgatgatgatgatgaagttgAAAACTGTAAGATTAAAAAAGCCCGTAAGCCCATCAAAGCTAGGTCACTCAAATCTTTAATGTGA